One Coffea arabica cultivar ET-39 chromosome 5e, Coffea Arabica ET-39 HiFi, whole genome shotgun sequence DNA segment encodes these proteins:
- the LOC113688449 gene encoding uncharacterized protein, translating to MCGELEKKKVSTPPNIPKTLDINPPFPSRLTKAKKEESEKEILDTFQKVEINIPLLEAIRQLPKYARFLKGLCTNRNKLNLQDKVRVGENVSAVLQIKLPQKCKDPSMFTIPCIIGQKRIKKGMLDLGASINVMPLSIFKALNLGPLKDTNVVIQLADRSNVYPEGVVEDVLVKVNEFIFPADFYIVDMNDDNSVNSVVLLLGRPFMSTARTKIDVHEGTLSVEFDGETITFNIFYEMKYPKDTESVNYVAVSNSIVQEHLEQNLMEDKLEFVLQQSKMNADVESEDEEDTIEAIMSLHSLPALSDRSVDSFLPLPTSNERILSSVEQAPDLELKELPKHLKYVYLGDRNTLPVIIANDLTVLLWVLSNHCYPRGPAQKPLSLARLALLLTAVCLLGYVMLEEHFKKCMMSIFSDMIENCIEIFMDDFTIYGGSFDQCLHHLTKVIQRCIEINLILNYEKCHFMVKEGIVLGHVISTWGIEVDKAKVDLTTSSPYPTNVKEIHSFLGHASFYRRFIKDFSRIAQPLSQLFQKEATFDFEKACKVSFDTLKSMLTIAPIIQPPDWSLPFELMCDASQYAVGVVLGQRSGKCSHVIYYASKTLSPAQYNYTTTDKELLAIIFAFEKFRSCDKCQNFGSLSHRDEMPQIEAKATRTNDSRVVAGFLKSHIFSRFGVPRAIISDQGTHFCNHTIEALMHKYGVHHRVGITYHPQTNKQAEVSNHEIKMIEYRAFWAVKQCNLNADRDGKKRKIQLQKLEEIRLEAYDNAQLYK from the exons ATGTGTGGGGAGCTTGAGAAGAAAAAGGTAAGCACCCCGCCAAATATTCCTAAGACCCTTGATATTAACCCACCTTTTCCTAGCAGGTTGACTAAAGCAAAAAAAGAGGAATCAGAGAAGGAGATTTTGGATACCTTTCAGAAAGTGGAAATCAACATTCCTTTACTTGAGGCGATTAGGCAGTTGCCAAAATATGCAAGATTTTTGAAGGGGTTGTGCACTAACCGGAACAAACTTAATCTCCAAGACAAAGTAAGGGTAGGTGAGAATGTGTCAGCAGTCCTTCAAATAAAGTTACCACAGAAATGCAAGGATCCAAGTATGTTTACGATACCATGCATCATAGGCCAGAAAAGGATAAAAAAAGGTATGCTTGATTTAGGAGCATCTATTAACGTTATGCCTCTATCAATATTCAAGGCCTTAAACCTAGGACCTCTAAAAGATACAAATGTAGTAATTCAACTAGCTGATAGGTCAAATGTTTATCCTGAGGGTGTAGTTGAAGATGTTCTAGTGAAAGTTAATGAGTTTATCTTTCCTGCTGATTTTTACATTGTTGACATGAATGACGATAACTCAGTTAACTCAGTTGTACTCCTTCTGGGTAGACCGTTCATGAGTACAGCCAGGACCAAGATAGATGTGCATGAAGGTACCTTGTCTGTAGAGTTTGACGGGGAGACAATTACTTTTAACATTTTTTATGAGATGAAATACCCGAAGGATACTGAGTCTGTTAACTATGTTGCAGTCTCTAATTCCATTGTCCAAGAGCACCTTGAGCAGAATCTTATGGAGGACAAGCTAGAATTTGTGCTACAACAGAGTAAGATGAATGCAGACGTGGAAAGCGAGGACGAAGAGGATACTATAGAAGCAATTATGTCACTACACTCACTTCCTGCACTTTCCGACAGGTCAGTAGACTCATTTTTACCATTGCCTACTTCTAATGAGAGAATTTTATCTTCTGTGGAACAGGCACCCGATTTGGAATTGAAAGAATTGCCAAAGCACTTGAAGTATGTTTACCTTGGAGATCGTAACACTCTGCCGGTTATCATTGCAAATGATTTGACCGTg CTACTCTGGGTATTATCAAATCACTGTTATCCAAGAGGACCAGCACAAAAACCACTTTCACTTGCTCGTTTGGCACTTTTGCTTACCGCTGTATGCCTTTTGGGTTATGTAATGCTCGaggaacatttcaaaaaatgcatGATGAGTATTTTTTCTGATATGATTGAAAACTGCATTGAAATATTCATGGATGATTTCACAATTTATGGTGGTTCATTTGATCAATGCCTGCATCACTTAACAAAAGTTATACAACGGTGCATTGAAATAAATTTGATCCTTAACTatgaaaaatgtcattttatggtgaAAGAGGGTATTGTTTTGGGCCATGTTATTTCAACTTGGGGTATCGAAGTCGATAAAGCAAAGGTTGATTTGACTACTAGCTCGCCTTACCCCACTAATGTCAAGGAGATTCATAGTTTTCTTGGTCATGCAAGCTTTTATAGGCGATTCATTAAGGACTTCTCACGAATTGCACAACCATTGTCCCAACTATTTCAAAAGGAAGCAACATTTGATTTTGAGAAGGCGTGTAAAGTGTCCTTCGATACATTGAAGAGCATGTTGACCATAGCACCAATCATTCAACCTCCAGATTGGAGCCTGCCGTTCGAACTTATGTGTGATGCCAGTCAGTATGCAGTGGGGGTTGTACTTGGTCAGAGAAGTGGGAAGTGTAGCCATGTCATTTATTATGCTTCAAAAACGTTGTCACCGGCTCAATATAACTACACCACCACCGATAAGGAGCTTTTAGCGATCATTTTTGCTTTTGAGAAATTTCGATC ATGTGACAAATGCCAAAACTTTGGGAGTTTATCTCACCGGGATGAAATGCCCCAG ATAGAAGCCAAGGCTACCCGGACTAACGATTCACGAGTTGTTGCAGGATTTCTTAAGTCCCACATTTTTAGTAGGTTTGGTGTGCCAAGAGCAATCATCAGTGACCAAGGTACTCATTTCTGTAATCACACCATTGAAGCACTGATGCATAAGTATGGAGTTCACCATAGAGTGGGTATTACCTACCACCCGCAGACTAACAAGCAAGCTGAGGTCTCTAATCACGAGATCAAGA TGATTGAGTATCGTGCGTTTTGGGCAGTTAAGCAGTGCAATTTGAACGCGGATAGAGATGGCAAGAAAAGGAAGATCCAACTtcaaaaattggaagaaattcgCTTGGAGGCTTACGACAATGCCCAACTTTACAAATAA